One Fimbriimonadaceae bacterium DNA window includes the following coding sequences:
- a CDS encoding DUF5990 family protein: MAGGQLLIRIRCTEMPGPTFQGQDGVRLGVQRGSEVVEDVPGDASEVVFDVPLRVERTTAGSPNFLGPYAHGTVSERFLYLCWGVRANGSWIGFRRAKVQLKELPWEVVAAHVASGDPLEATVRMTDPKGEPLCATVKPSHIAWETSP; the protein is encoded by the coding sequence ATGGCTGGCGGACAACTCCTCATCCGGATTCGATGCACCGAAATGCCGGGCCCGACGTTTCAAGGACAGGACGGGGTGCGGCTGGGCGTCCAACGGGGTTCGGAAGTCGTCGAGGACGTTCCAGGCGATGCCTCCGAGGTCGTGTTCGACGTCCCGTTGCGCGTCGAGCGCACGACGGCGGGGAGCCCCAACTTCCTCGGTCCCTATGCGCACGGCACCGTCTCCGAACGGTTTCTGTACTTGTGCTGGGGCGTTCGTGCGAACGGCTCTTGGATCGGCTTTCGACGCGCCAAGGTGCAGCTCAAGGAGTTGCCGTGGGAGGTCGTCGCGGCGCACGTGGCGAGTGGCGACCCGCTCGAGGCAACGGTGCGCATGACCGATCCCAAGGGCGAGCCCCTCTGCGCCACGGTGAAGCCGAGCCACATCGCCTGGGAAACGTCTCCCTGA
- the msrA gene encoding peptide-methionine (S)-S-oxide reductase MsrA: protein MEAEFRLIPGVVATGVGYTGGNAPNPTYQQVCAGGTGHAEAVQVEFDPSAISYAELLGRFFDQNDPTRGRSSAKSQYRMAVFTHGAAQEQAVRSAVAEIERKAGREVVASIEPAREFHLAEEYHQRYFEKAGRAGTCSF, encoded by the coding sequence GTGGAGGCGGAGTTCCGCCTGATTCCCGGAGTCGTCGCTACGGGTGTGGGCTACACGGGCGGCAACGCCCCCAATCCGACCTACCAACAGGTGTGCGCCGGTGGCACCGGCCACGCGGAGGCTGTTCAGGTGGAGTTCGACCCCTCGGCGATCTCCTACGCGGAGTTATTGGGCCGGTTCTTCGACCAGAACGACCCCACGCGGGGTCGCAGCAGCGCGAAGAGCCAGTACCGCATGGCGGTATTCACCCACGGCGCCGCGCAAGAACAGGCCGTGCGATCGGCGGTGGCTGAGATCGAGAGAAAGGCCGGCCGCGAGGTGGTGGCCTCGATCGAGCCTGCCCGAGAGTTCCACCTCGCCGAGGAGTACCACCAGCGCTACTTCGAAAAGGCCGGGCGCGCGGGTACCTGCAGCTTCTAG
- a CDS encoding response regulator transcription factor, whose amino-acid sequence MRILVVEDDEVIAESLKEAIESAGFVVDVALDGEAGLDMAVVGPYALILLDLMLPKRNGMDVCAAIRRGGNRVPILMLTARDAVEDRVKGLDCGADDYLPKPFDFKELMARVRALLRRDAVHKAQIVQVADLVIDSGARKVTRGGEEVALTPREYELLEALARNEGRTLTREVIQEQVWGDDESYSNVVSFHVALLRKKIDSGDRPRLIHTVHGVGYVLKTPEAGT is encoded by the coding sequence ATGCGCATTCTGGTGGTCGAAGACGATGAAGTGATCGCGGAGAGCCTCAAGGAGGCGATCGAAAGCGCCGGTTTTGTGGTGGACGTCGCCCTGGATGGCGAGGCGGGTCTCGACATGGCCGTCGTCGGGCCCTACGCCCTGATCCTGCTGGACCTCATGTTGCCCAAGCGAAACGGCATGGACGTGTGTGCCGCCATCCGGCGCGGCGGCAACCGCGTGCCGATCCTGATGCTGACCGCGCGCGACGCCGTGGAGGACCGCGTCAAAGGTCTGGACTGCGGCGCCGACGATTACCTCCCGAAACCGTTCGATTTCAAGGAGTTGATGGCGCGGGTGAGGGCCCTGCTGCGCCGCGACGCCGTGCACAAAGCGCAGATCGTCCAGGTCGCCGATCTCGTGATCGACTCGGGCGCGCGCAAGGTGACGCGCGGCGGGGAAGAGGTGGCGCTGACGCCGCGCGAATACGAGCTGCTCGAAGCGCTGGCGCGGAACGAGGGGCGCACGTTGACCCGCGAGGTGATCCAAGAACAGGTGTGGGGCGACGACGAAAGCTACTCCAACGTCGTCAGCTTCCACGTGGCGCTGTTGCGGAAGAAGATCGACTCGGGGGATCGCCCCCGCCTCATTCACACCGTCCACGGGGTCGGCTACGTGCTGAAGACGCCGGAGGCCGGAACGTGA
- a CDS encoding ATP-binding protein yields the protein MKPLSFRVKLALWNVAVLAIVLGGFGLTIVYAAQARLAASVDNELRDRARRFQRVPPGGFNRSPQDPGRGGPDGPRPPQGEPGGPRPGQPGDQPQPGPQGGGPPNDPFRPFGVASPGFDPQTERIAAVRRPRFLEESGRGLGPNGLGPWDLGAFKASLAGREAFVTVTAEGQRIRVLSVPWPRETGERGVIQIGRELTDVEQGWSRHLGILATLLPLAVLIAGIGGWFLTGRALRPVRDVTKAAAEIGAQDLSRRLDVEGRDELGELASTFNEMIARLERSFERQRRFTADASHELRTPLTRIKLATSSALEGEPSVERYQRALKVSDQAADAMSRLVQQLLLLARADSGRLEMKVQKTDVADVARRAWSAVAALGGRGPGVVVDESVLALADPDMLQRVFENLLENAARHTPSDGSIELRVGREGDSAVVRVQDDGEGIAPEHLPRLTERFYRVDDARSRGDGGCGLGLAITQGLVDAHAGKLEFESELGRGTVATVRIPLSN from the coding sequence GTGAAGCCGCTCTCGTTTCGCGTGAAGCTCGCCTTGTGGAACGTCGCGGTGCTGGCCATCGTCCTCGGCGGGTTTGGGTTGACGATCGTCTACGCCGCGCAAGCCCGGTTGGCGGCGTCCGTGGACAACGAGCTTCGCGACCGCGCGCGCCGTTTTCAGCGCGTGCCGCCTGGTGGATTCAACCGATCGCCGCAGGACCCGGGTCGCGGCGGCCCGGATGGTCCGCGACCGCCCCAAGGAGAACCAGGCGGTCCACGCCCGGGTCAACCCGGCGACCAGCCGCAGCCGGGTCCACAGGGCGGCGGCCCCCCGAACGACCCGTTTCGGCCCTTTGGAGTCGCGAGTCCCGGCTTCGATCCGCAGACCGAGCGGATTGCGGCAGTCCGTAGGCCCCGCTTCTTGGAGGAGAGCGGGCGGGGATTGGGGCCCAACGGGTTGGGCCCGTGGGACCTCGGCGCCTTCAAAGCGTCGCTCGCGGGGCGCGAGGCCTTCGTCACCGTGACCGCGGAAGGGCAGCGCATCCGCGTGCTCTCGGTGCCGTGGCCGCGCGAGACCGGCGAGCGCGGAGTGATCCAGATCGGGCGGGAACTCACCGACGTCGAGCAAGGGTGGAGCCGCCACTTGGGGATCTTGGCCACGCTTCTCCCGCTCGCAGTCTTGATCGCGGGGATCGGCGGATGGTTCCTCACGGGTCGGGCGCTGCGCCCCGTGCGCGACGTCACCAAAGCGGCAGCCGAGATCGGTGCCCAGGACCTTTCCAGGCGGCTGGATGTCGAGGGCCGGGACGAACTGGGCGAGCTGGCGTCGACGTTCAACGAAATGATCGCGCGCCTCGAACGCTCGTTCGAGCGGCAGCGGCGGTTCACTGCCGACGCCTCGCACGAGCTGCGCACCCCCCTGACCCGAATCAAGCTCGCCACGAGTTCGGCGCTCGAAGGGGAGCCGAGCGTTGAACGCTACCAACGGGCGCTGAAGGTGTCGGACCAGGCCGCCGATGCGATGTCTCGGCTGGTCCAGCAGCTTCTGCTGCTCGCCAGAGCCGACTCCGGCCGGCTCGAGATGAAGGTTCAGAAGACCGACGTTGCCGACGTGGCGCGGCGCGCGTGGAGCGCCGTGGCGGCGCTTGGCGGGCGCGGGCCCGGTGTGGTGGTCGACGAGTCCGTCCTTGCCCTTGCGGACCCCGACATGCTCCAGCGCGTTTTCGAGAACCTTCTTGAGAACGCGGCGCGCCACACACCCTCGGACGGATCGATCGAGCTGCGCGTGGGTCGTGAGGGAGACTCCGCGGTGGTGCGGGTCCAAGACGACGGCGAGGGCATCGCTCCCGAGCACCTGCCTCGGCTGACCGAGCGTTTCTACCGCGTGGACGATGCGAGGAGCCGAGGGGACGGCGGCTGTGGACTCGGGCTGGCCATTACGCAGGGGCTTGTCGACGCCCACGCGGGAAAGTTGGAGTTCGAAAGCGAGCTGGGCCGCGGGACCGTGGCCACGGTCCGCATCCCCCTTTCCAACTAA
- a CDS encoding family 20 glycosylhydrolase — MLALTAILATGVPLAQTVLPPLIPKPVKVVVGLGTFTIDEGTRFAATGEARKVIEPLRQMLAKASGYSLPYTTTSGPGVISVSLQPNLAYLGREGYALEVSPAHVRLEAPAVGGLFYASQTLRQLLPPSVERPDDRQPESWRLPSVAIEDSPRFEWRGLHLDVSRHFFPKEEIKQYLDSMALLKLNVFHWHLVDDGGWRLQIKRYPRLTDVGAWRKTMDEVWSQGKLEFPEPEDKSPRYGGFYTQEDVREIVAYAKARNITVVPEIEMPGHSMPVMAAYPEVTCTYFAQNVWKIATGMHHATNYCPGKERTFEFLEGVLDEVMELFPSKVIHIGGDEVNKLQWNRCDDCQKRMRDERLATPEALQSWFLQRMEKYLNAKGRTMMGWDEILEGGLAPNAQVMSWRGVDGGIAAAKSGHPVVMTPTSHCYFDYSYQSISTRKAFEFEPVPEVLTAEEAKLVRGGQANVWTEWMSTWEKVETMVFPRLLGMAERLWSPASNRDADAFLARSDRFLERLDALRLAYDVPTPTPSHSALIFAKQAKLTFAPPATPGATVRYTLDGSDPTPDSPNYSEAITVADTTQVRAATFVPSGRRSEIVSVACARYVPRARTGLEPGLHLRYVEGEWDRVPDLHIETPRPVADIDPKPFLGRDKFGLEWTGYISIPSSGTYTFQLGSDDGSVLWLAGVKIVDNDGLHGYGAKSGAVDLEAGVYPFKLGYFEAGGADGVDLTVSGPGISAGPVPAAWWLREPLSPPRS; from the coding sequence ATGCTCGCGCTGACCGCTATCCTCGCAACCGGCGTCCCACTCGCCCAGACCGTGCTCCCTCCCCTGATTCCCAAGCCGGTGAAAGTCGTCGTGGGTCTCGGCACGTTCACCATCGACGAGGGCACCCGCTTCGCCGCTACGGGGGAGGCGCGCAAGGTGATCGAGCCTCTTCGCCAGATGCTCGCCAAGGCCAGCGGGTACAGCCTGCCCTACACCACCACGTCGGGACCCGGAGTCATCTCGGTCAGCCTTCAGCCCAACCTCGCCTACCTTGGTCGGGAAGGCTACGCCCTGGAGGTTTCGCCTGCCCACGTCCGGCTCGAAGCCCCCGCGGTCGGCGGACTGTTTTACGCTTCGCAGACGCTGCGGCAGCTTCTGCCGCCGTCGGTGGAACGCCCCGACGATCGCCAGCCCGAGAGTTGGAGACTTCCCTCGGTCGCAATCGAAGACTCCCCGCGATTCGAGTGGAGAGGCCTGCATCTGGACGTGTCGCGGCACTTCTTCCCCAAAGAGGAGATCAAGCAGTACCTGGACTCCATGGCGCTGCTCAAACTCAACGTGTTCCACTGGCACCTGGTGGACGACGGGGGGTGGCGCCTCCAGATCAAGCGCTACCCCAGACTGACCGACGTCGGCGCGTGGCGCAAGACCATGGACGAGGTTTGGTCGCAAGGCAAGCTGGAGTTTCCCGAGCCCGAGGACAAGAGCCCACGTTACGGGGGCTTCTACACGCAGGAGGACGTCCGCGAGATCGTCGCCTACGCCAAGGCGCGCAACATCACCGTCGTGCCCGAGATCGAGATGCCGGGCCACAGCATGCCGGTCATGGCGGCGTACCCTGAGGTTACGTGCACGTATTTCGCTCAAAACGTGTGGAAAATCGCCACCGGCATGCACCACGCAACCAACTACTGCCCCGGCAAGGAACGCACGTTCGAGTTCTTGGAGGGTGTGCTGGACGAGGTGATGGAGCTCTTCCCTTCCAAGGTCATCCACATCGGCGGGGACGAGGTGAACAAACTGCAGTGGAACCGGTGCGACGACTGCCAGAAGCGCATGCGGGACGAGCGCCTCGCCACGCCCGAGGCGCTCCAAAGCTGGTTCTTGCAGCGCATGGAGAAGTACCTGAACGCCAAAGGGCGCACGATGATGGGGTGGGACGAGATCCTCGAGGGTGGTCTTGCGCCAAACGCTCAAGTCATGTCCTGGAGGGGCGTGGACGGAGGGATCGCGGCCGCGAAGTCGGGGCATCCCGTGGTGATGACCCCCACCTCTCACTGCTACTTCGATTACAGCTACCAGTCCATCAGCACCCGAAAGGCGTTCGAGTTCGAACCGGTTCCAGAAGTTCTGACCGCCGAAGAGGCCAAGCTCGTGCGCGGGGGACAAGCAAACGTGTGGACCGAGTGGATGTCCACGTGGGAGAAGGTCGAGACGATGGTCTTCCCCAGACTGTTGGGCATGGCCGAGCGTCTTTGGAGCCCGGCATCGAATCGCGACGCCGACGCGTTCCTTGCCCGCTCGGATCGCTTCCTCGAGCGATTGGATGCCCTGCGGCTCGCTTACGACGTGCCGACTCCCACTCCGAGCCACTCGGCGTTGATCTTCGCCAAGCAGGCCAAGCTCACATTTGCCCCGCCCGCGACCCCCGGCGCCACCGTACGGTACACGTTGGATGGAAGCGATCCCACACCCGATTCTCCCAACTACTCGGAGGCGATCACGGTGGCCGACACGACCCAGGTTCGCGCCGCCACCTTCGTGCCGAGTGGGCGCCGCTCGGAGATCGTGTCGGTCGCTTGCGCGCGTTATGTTCCGCGAGCACGGACGGGCCTCGAGCCCGGCCTGCACCTACGCTACGTGGAAGGGGAGTGGGATCGCGTGCCCGACCTTCACATCGAAACCCCGAGGCCTGTGGCCGACATCGACCCGAAGCCGTTCCTGGGGCGCGACAAGTTCGGTCTTGAATGGACGGGATATATCTCTATTCCCTCCTCGGGCACCTATACGTTTCAGTTGGGCAGCGACGATGGAAGCGTCCTGTGGCTCGCGGGCGTCAAGATCGTCGACAACGATGGCCTTCACGGCTACGGAGCGAAGTCGGGCGCCGTGGATCTCGAAGCGGGCGTGTACCCGTTCAAACTCGGCTACTTCGAGGCAGGCGGCGCAGACGGCGTGGATTTGACCGTCTCCGGCCCCGGCATTTCTGCGGGACCTGTCCCTGCCGCTTGGTGGCTGCGTGAACCGCTCAGCCCTCCCCGCTCGTAA
- a CDS encoding methyltransferase gives MTPIREPLLEARTAAVLLAARREGKSGTTASLDLGCSQTRVSLGAEGVSAEGLSASWTDLEEIAKEPRKVFASIDGEWRPVQVFSEETRWLRSLCPTETAPTVLVSGIPMHRIKACDPMSDTRAKVKALGTPRGRVLDTAMGLGYTAIEAAKTAEYVLTLEIDPAAVEIARWNPWSRALFESPVIELRVADAATEIEAMPANEWSAIIHDPPTIALGGDLYSLAFYEQLRRVLRRKGRLFHYVGDPNSGQGAKMTPGVMRRLSQAGFSQVQRAPEAFGVVATA, from the coding sequence ATGACACCGATTCGCGAACCGCTTCTCGAGGCCCGTACCGCGGCGGTCCTGCTCGCCGCTCGACGGGAGGGCAAGAGCGGAACGACCGCCTCTCTCGATCTGGGCTGTTCGCAAACGCGCGTCTCCCTCGGCGCCGAGGGAGTCTCGGCGGAGGGCCTGTCCGCCTCGTGGACCGACCTCGAGGAGATTGCCAAGGAGCCGCGCAAGGTCTTCGCCAGCATCGACGGGGAGTGGCGGCCGGTGCAGGTGTTCAGCGAGGAGACGCGTTGGCTTCGTTCCCTCTGCCCAACGGAGACCGCGCCCACGGTGCTCGTCAGCGGCATCCCCATGCATCGCATCAAAGCGTGCGACCCGATGTCCGACACCCGGGCCAAAGTGAAGGCCTTGGGAACGCCCCGGGGGCGCGTGCTCGACACCGCCATGGGATTGGGCTACACGGCGATCGAGGCAGCCAAGACCGCAGAATACGTTCTCACGCTCGAGATCGATCCTGCGGCGGTGGAGATCGCCCGCTGGAATCCCTGGTCGCGCGCGCTCTTCGAAAGTCCCGTGATCGAACTCCGCGTAGCCGATGCGGCAACCGAAATCGAGGCGATGCCGGCCAACGAGTGGAGCGCGATCATCCACGATCCGCCCACCATCGCCTTGGGGGGCGACCTCTACTCGCTCGCCTTCTACGAACAGTTGCGCCGCGTGTTGCGCCGCAAGGGCCGCCTGTTCCACTACGTGGGCGATCCCAACAGCGGGCAAGGCGCCAAGATGACCCCCGGCGTGATGCGCCGACTGTCGCAAGCCGGATTCTCGCAGGTCCAGCGCGCACCCGAGGCCTTCGGGGTCGTCGCGACCGCCTGA
- the modB gene encoding molybdate ABC transporter permease subunit, with product MTALSSAEWEAVRLSLLVGAVAVAASLPFGIALGWLLARRRFAGKIVLETVLNLPLVLPPVVTGYLLLVAFGSNGALGRWLEAWFGIRFVFDWKGAALASAVVAFPLMVRSIRVAITSVDVRLEGAARSLGAGPFDAFRTVTLPLARHGVIAGALLAFARSIGEFGATIMIAGSIPGETRTIPLFIYSMLEVPGGEKAVWRVVGVSVLIAAGALVASEILERRSYVKAARS from the coding sequence GTGACGGCTTTATCGTCCGCCGAGTGGGAGGCTGTTCGGCTCAGTCTGCTGGTCGGGGCCGTCGCCGTGGCCGCCAGCCTCCCCTTCGGCATAGCGCTGGGGTGGCTTCTCGCCCGGAGGCGGTTCGCCGGCAAGATCGTGCTCGAGACCGTGCTGAACCTCCCCCTGGTGTTGCCGCCGGTCGTGACGGGATACCTGTTGCTCGTGGCGTTTGGCTCGAACGGAGCCCTCGGGCGGTGGCTCGAGGCGTGGTTTGGAATCCGGTTCGTCTTCGATTGGAAGGGGGCGGCTCTGGCGTCCGCGGTCGTGGCGTTCCCCTTGATGGTGCGCTCCATCCGCGTGGCGATCACCTCGGTGGACGTGCGGCTCGAAGGGGCGGCCCGATCGCTGGGGGCGGGGCCTTTCGACGCGTTCCGGACGGTCACGCTCCCCCTCGCACGCCATGGGGTGATCGCGGGGGCGCTCCTTGCGTTTGCGCGCAGCATCGGCGAGTTTGGAGCGACGATCATGATCGCGGGCAGCATTCCGGGAGAGACGCGTACGATTCCGCTCTTCATCTATTCGATGCTGGAAGTGCCCGGCGGCGAGAAGGCGGTGTGGCGGGTGGTGGGCGTTTCGGTCCTGATCGCGGCGGGCGCCCTGGTGGCTTCGGAGATTCTGGAACGACGGTCGTACGTCAAGGCGGCGAGGTCCTGA
- a CDS encoding winged helix-turn-helix domain-containing protein, whose amino-acid sequence MAHERKIRIRLFGTFQAWTAKGTPASLPTKHAAEVLALLASRDGRAVRRSELAEAVWGSADDRSKASLRNALSSIRRTLGDPRSLVTDRELARLDTTLCTSDVGDVERLLRKANLVTKTNMLQDTVRRVDVILDSEFLSGWDADWVLGPRAYWEAQREEAWSMLGEALENDGLYEEALSVAKEALKRQPWNEVAAGRAMRCAAEMGELHVAQEIFNQHESSLRESEVSAASAVLVRMAEVIGKGDYPRHSDRRDFEDPSEQDAIVRAFEESLQHGGDEALKFVASNTNYWVHTRNPSAALSVMEKCLAAAHDPSEARCRVAFAASFLAQLLADYRRAETHLLLAQEDAERLASDTLILQTAARLGFYYLEVRDPASARRAFSRGTEVIDRVHDPWVQAQFKINYAGLVWHEGDSDQAIALYRSIQTLPPLARLDHHRSVALANLSMLYGEEEEWEAAVRSGEEAVRVARALGNHYVEAASLIGLGVGHAGLGDRTEVGRTLTDALGIMQRRSYRRLVVIGLDKVAIMWTVVGRPDLAGWAFRAGETLRERIGHPRSTVEKRLAARYRPKMSAPEACGKSLRRTSFDSVVQQTCDHLALLL is encoded by the coding sequence ATGGCGCACGAGCGGAAGATCCGCATCCGGCTCTTCGGGACGTTCCAAGCCTGGACCGCCAAAGGAACCCCGGCGAGCTTGCCGACCAAACATGCGGCCGAGGTCCTGGCCTTGCTCGCCAGCAGAGATGGGCGCGCCGTCCGCCGGTCGGAACTTGCCGAAGCGGTTTGGGGCTCGGCGGACGACCGCAGCAAGGCCAGCCTTCGGAATGCGCTTTCCTCGATCCGACGCACTTTGGGCGATCCTCGCTCGCTCGTCACCGATCGAGAACTGGCCCGGCTGGACACGACCCTGTGCACTTCAGACGTCGGCGATGTGGAGAGGCTGCTTCGCAAGGCCAATCTCGTCACGAAGACCAACATGCTCCAAGACACGGTCCGAAGGGTGGACGTCATCCTGGATTCCGAGTTCCTTTCGGGCTGGGACGCCGATTGGGTGCTCGGCCCGCGTGCGTACTGGGAGGCCCAGCGGGAAGAGGCTTGGTCGATGCTGGGCGAGGCCCTGGAAAACGACGGCCTCTACGAGGAAGCCCTGTCGGTTGCAAAGGAGGCTCTGAAGCGCCAACCTTGGAACGAGGTCGCTGCAGGGAGAGCGATGCGATGCGCCGCCGAAATGGGCGAACTGCATGTCGCGCAAGAGATTTTCAACCAACACGAGTCGTCGTTGCGGGAGTCCGAAGTCTCCGCAGCCTCCGCGGTCCTCGTCCGCATGGCTGAAGTCATTGGGAAAGGCGACTACCCTCGCCACTCCGATCGGCGCGACTTCGAAGACCCTTCGGAACAGGACGCGATTGTTCGCGCGTTCGAAGAAAGCCTGCAGCACGGTGGCGACGAGGCCCTGAAGTTCGTTGCGTCCAACACCAACTACTGGGTGCACACCCGAAATCCCAGCGCGGCGCTCTCGGTCATGGAGAAATGTCTTGCCGCCGCGCACGATCCCTCGGAAGCCCGTTGCCGGGTTGCCTTCGCCGCATCGTTCCTTGCCCAGTTGCTCGCCGACTACCGAAGAGCGGAGACCCACCTGCTGTTGGCCCAGGAAGACGCGGAACGGCTCGCCTCCGATACGCTGATCCTGCAAACCGCTGCCCGGCTGGGCTTCTACTACTTGGAGGTCCGAGACCCGGCGTCTGCGCGCCGGGCATTCTCACGGGGCACGGAGGTCATCGATCGCGTGCACGATCCATGGGTTCAAGCCCAGTTCAAGATCAACTATGCGGGCCTCGTGTGGCACGAGGGCGACTCGGATCAAGCCATCGCGCTCTACCGATCGATTCAGACACTCCCTCCACTCGCGCGACTTGACCACCACCGCAGTGTCGCGTTGGCGAACCTCAGCATGCTGTATGGGGAGGAGGAAGAGTGGGAGGCGGCCGTGCGAAGCGGCGAGGAAGCCGTCCGGGTTGCCCGCGCCTTGGGGAACCACTACGTCGAGGCAGCTTCGCTGATTGGGCTCGGCGTTGGCCACGCCGGTCTAGGGGACAGGACAGAGGTCGGGCGCACGCTCACCGACGCGCTTGGCATCATGCAGCGCCGCAGCTACCGTCGGTTGGTCGTCATCGGTCTCGACAAGGTGGCGATCATGTGGACCGTCGTCGGTCGCCCCGATCTGGCCGGATGGGCCTTTCGAGCCGGCGAAACCCTTCGCGAACGGATCGGCCATCCCCGATCGACGGTGGAAAAGCGGTTGGCGGCGCGGTACCGACCGAAGATGTCCGCCCCTGAAGCCTGCGGGAAGAGCCTTCGCCGAACTTCCTTCGACTCGGTTGTTCAGCAGACTTGCGACCACCTGGCCCTCCTGCTCTGA
- the modA gene encoding molybdate ABC transporter substrate-binding protein, with protein sequence MGWPTRHCFIAVALLGLAACGKPPTTPAASVLVLASASSADAVQEIATRFANERGIEVRVSAGASNMLARQVEAGIHADVFLSASKEWGDLLDSHGWARASIDLLANRLVLVVPKGNPAQIRAPEDLLNTSVRFVALAGERVPAGVYAEQALRAHGLLDRLVAARRLVRGQDVRSALGYVERGEAQAGVLYATDALASERVEAVFTFPDSDHDPIVYPLLLLRDSPVDGSGEAFYRMLQSDFARQVFERHGFAMAAGRRG encoded by the coding sequence ATGGGATGGCCCACTCGGCATTGCTTCATCGCGGTCGCGCTGCTCGGCCTTGCCGCATGTGGGAAGCCCCCGACGACGCCCGCGGCCTCCGTCCTGGTCCTCGCAAGCGCCAGCTCCGCAGACGCAGTCCAAGAGATCGCCACGCGCTTTGCCAATGAGCGTGGCATCGAGGTGCGCGTGTCCGCGGGGGCTTCGAACATGCTCGCGCGCCAAGTCGAAGCGGGGATTCATGCCGATGTCTTCCTCTCGGCCAGCAAGGAGTGGGGGGATCTCCTCGACTCGCACGGCTGGGCGCGGGCTTCCATCGACCTCCTGGCGAATCGTCTGGTCCTCGTCGTGCCGAAAGGCAATCCGGCCCAGATCCGCGCCCCCGAAGACCTCTTGAACACGAGCGTGCGCTTCGTGGCGCTGGCGGGTGAGCGCGTGCCGGCCGGCGTGTACGCCGAGCAGGCCCTGCGCGCCCACGGCCTGTTGGATCGTCTCGTCGCGGCCAGGCGCCTGGTGCGTGGCCAGGACGTGCGCTCGGCGCTGGGCTATGTCGAAAGGGGCGAGGCGCAGGCCGGCGTGCTCTACGCGACCGACGCGCTTGCGAGCGAGCGGGTCGAGGCCGTCTTCACGTTTCCCGATTCGGACCACGACCCGATCGTGTATCCCTTGCTCTTGCTGAGGGACTCTCCGGTTGACGGGTCCGGGGAAGCGTTCTACCGAATGCTCCAGAGCGACTTCGCCCGCCAGGTCTTTGAGCGCCACGGATTTGCGATGGCGGCTGGGAGGCGGGGGTGA
- a CDS encoding ATP-binding cassette domain-containing protein — protein sequence MPLEFRCRHRYASGFALDVAFGAGDGVTALCGPSGSGKTTVLMLVAGLLRPERGRIVLGGDVLGDTDAGVWLRPERRKVGLVFQDSLLFPHLSVRENLEFGRRRRPGGSIEVQRVLDVLELGELVDRAPATLSGGQARRVALGRTLLSDPDLLMLDEPWTGLDESLQERAAEFVQRCMAEWKIPTLLVAHDRAGVHLLADQIVELREGQVAT from the coding sequence ATGCCGCTGGAGTTCCGGTGCCGGCACCGCTACGCCAGCGGGTTTGCTCTCGACGTCGCGTTTGGGGCGGGAGACGGCGTGACGGCGCTGTGCGGTCCGTCCGGGAGCGGCAAGACCACCGTGCTGATGCTGGTGGCCGGGCTCCTTCGCCCGGAGCGGGGGAGAATCGTGCTCGGCGGAGACGTTCTCGGCGACACCGACGCTGGGGTTTGGCTGCGGCCCGAGCGTCGCAAGGTCGGCCTGGTCTTTCAAGACAGCCTGTTGTTTCCGCATCTCAGCGTGCGAGAGAACCTGGAGTTTGGGCGGCGGCGCAGGCCCGGCGGGAGCATCGAGGTTCAACGCGTTCTCGACGTCCTCGAACTCGGCGAGCTGGTGGACCGGGCGCCGGCGACGCTGAGCGGCGGTCAGGCAAGGCGCGTGGCGCTTGGCAGGACGCTGCTGAGCGACCCGGACCTGTTGATGCTCGACGAACCGTGGACGGGACTAGACGAGTCGCTCCAGGAGCGTGCGGCGGAGTTCGTTCAACGCTGCATGGCCGAGTGGAAGATCCCGACCCTGCTCGTCGCCCACGACCGTGCCGGGGTCCACCTCCTTGCCGATCAGATCGTCGAACTGCGCGAAGGCCAAGTGGCCACCTGA
- a CDS encoding DUF302 domain-containing protein has product MELNSLALTTTVSGTLDEVRPRVEEALKAQGFSVLTEIDMQETLLEKLGERIGPYTILGACNAPLAYAGLQADPSIGLLMPCNVVLRSVTGGTQVAAVDPVKLFDALPEAVRARTLPVAEGARKALAAALFSLGNS; this is encoded by the coding sequence ATGGAACTGAACTCCCTGGCGCTGACCACCACCGTTTCCGGCACCCTCGACGAGGTGCGTCCCCGAGTCGAGGAGGCGTTGAAGGCGCAGGGCTTCAGCGTGCTGACCGAGATCGACATGCAGGAGACGCTGCTCGAGAAGTTGGGCGAGCGGATTGGGCCGTACACGATCCTGGGGGCATGCAACGCTCCGTTGGCCTACGCGGGACTTCAAGCCGACCCCTCGATCGGCCTGCTCATGCCGTGCAACGTCGTTCTCCGCTCGGTCACGGGGGGAACTCAAGTGGCCGCCGTCGATCCGGTCAAGCTGTTCGACGCGCTCCCGGAGGCCGTGCGCGCCAGAACCCTTCCCGTCGCAGAGGGAGCGCGCAAGGCGCTGGCGGCCGCACTCTTCTCGCTCGGCAATAGCTAG